From the genome of Mesorhizobium japonicum MAFF 303099, one region includes:
- the aceA gene encoding isocitrate lyase, with translation MTDFYNLVPSAPEGRFDGIERPYSPEDVKRLRGSVQIRQSLAEMGANRLWKLIHEEDFVNALGAMSGNQAMQQVRAGLKAIYLSGWQVAADANTASAMYPDQSLYPANAAPELVKRINRTLQRADQIETSEGNGLSVETWFAPIVADAEAGFGGPLNAFEIMKAFIEAGAAGVHYEDQLASEKKCGHLGGKVLIPTAAHIRNLNAARLAADVMGTPTLVVARTDAEAAKLLTSDIDERDQPFVDYDAGRTVEGFYQVRNGIEPCIARAVAYAPHADLIWCETSKPDLAQAKKFAEGVRRHHPGKLLAYNCSPSFNWKKNLDDATIAKFQRELGAMGYKFQFITLAGFHQLNYGMFELARGYKERQMAAYSELQEAEFAAEANGYTATKHQREVGTGYFDAVSMAITGGKSSTTAMHESTEHAQFRPAAE, from the coding sequence ATGACTGATTTTTACAATCTCGTTCCCTCGGCGCCGGAAGGTCGCTTCGACGGTATCGAACGTCCCTATTCGCCAGAGGATGTGAAACGGCTGCGCGGCTCGGTGCAGATCCGCCAGAGTCTCGCCGAAATGGGTGCCAACCGGCTGTGGAAGCTCATCCACGAGGAGGATTTCGTCAACGCGCTCGGCGCCATGTCCGGCAACCAGGCGATGCAGCAGGTGCGCGCCGGACTGAAGGCGATCTATTTGTCGGGCTGGCAGGTCGCCGCCGACGCCAACACTGCCTCGGCGATGTATCCCGACCAGTCGCTTTATCCGGCCAATGCCGCGCCGGAGCTGGTCAAGCGCATCAACCGGACGCTGCAGCGTGCCGACCAGATCGAGACCTCCGAGGGCAATGGGCTTTCGGTCGAGACCTGGTTCGCGCCAATCGTTGCCGATGCCGAAGCCGGCTTCGGCGGGCCGCTCAACGCCTTCGAGATCATGAAGGCGTTCATCGAAGCGGGCGCCGCCGGCGTTCACTACGAGGATCAGCTGGCGTCGGAAAAGAAGTGCGGCCATCTCGGCGGCAAGGTGCTGATCCCGACCGCCGCGCATATCCGCAACCTCAACGCCGCGCGCCTGGCAGCGGATGTGATGGGCACGCCGACGCTGGTCGTGGCACGCACCGACGCCGAAGCCGCGAAGCTTCTGACATCCGACATCGACGAGCGCGACCAGCCCTTCGTCGACTACGATGCCGGGCGCACGGTGGAAGGCTTCTACCAGGTCAGGAACGGCATCGAGCCCTGCATCGCGCGGGCCGTCGCCTATGCACCTCACGCGGACCTGATCTGGTGCGAGACCTCGAAGCCGGACCTGGCACAGGCCAAAAAATTCGCCGAGGGCGTGCGCAGGCACCATCCGGGCAAGCTGCTCGCCTATAATTGCTCGCCCTCGTTCAACTGGAAGAAGAATCTCGACGACGCGACGATCGCCAAATTCCAGAGGGAACTCGGCGCCATGGGCTACAAGTTCCAGTTCATCACGCTCGCCGGCTTCCACCAGCTCAACTACGGCATGTTCGAACTGGCGCGTGGCTACAAGGAACGGCAGATGGCCGCCTATTCCGAGTTGCAGGAAGCCGAATTCGCGGCGGAGGCCAATGGCTACACCGCGACCAAGCACCAGCGCGAGGTCGGCACCGGCTATTTCGACGCCGTGTCGATGGCAATCACCGGCGGCAAGTCGTCGACCACCGCCATGCATGAATCGACCGAGCACGCACAGTTCAGACCAGCCGCGGAATAG
- a CDS encoding DMT family transporter: MTDAASSPGLVASTFSPREERVGMLLVFLSALMWSFGGTIARFITVGDSWTIIFWRSVWAAAFLVLFMTWRDGWRGMLRSFRDMGLPGLGVGFCFAIASTAFVVALAYTTVANILLMQAGVPLLAALLAWALFRERVGVVTWVAIAAVIAGVAIMVSESLDGAVSPIGDGLALLIAFMFSIATVITRRFASVRMTPATCLGTLLAAGFAASQAAAFTVSAADMGFLFAFGVVNLGIGLAFFATGARLIPAAIAALLGTFEPILGPIWVWLIHSEVPSGRTIVGGAVVVTALLVHIGFEFKRQARPRRAGITGVPSPN; encoded by the coding sequence ATGACAGACGCAGCATCATCGCCGGGCCTTGTTGCATCGACTTTCTCGCCGCGCGAGGAACGTGTCGGCATGCTTCTGGTCTTCCTGTCGGCGCTGATGTGGAGTTTCGGCGGCACCATCGCCCGCTTCATCACCGTCGGTGACAGCTGGACGATCATCTTCTGGCGCTCCGTCTGGGCCGCCGCATTCCTGGTCTTATTCATGACCTGGCGTGACGGCTGGCGCGGCATGCTGAGATCATTTCGCGACATGGGCTTGCCTGGCCTTGGTGTGGGGTTCTGTTTCGCCATCGCGTCGACCGCCTTCGTCGTGGCGCTCGCCTACACCACCGTCGCCAACATCCTCTTGATGCAGGCCGGCGTGCCGCTTCTGGCGGCGCTGTTGGCCTGGGCCTTGTTTCGCGAACGGGTAGGTGTCGTGACCTGGGTGGCGATCGCCGCCGTCATTGCCGGCGTTGCCATCATGGTATCGGAATCGCTCGATGGCGCCGTCTCGCCCATAGGCGATGGGCTGGCGCTGCTGATCGCGTTCATGTTCTCGATTGCCACCGTCATCACAAGGCGGTTCGCCAGCGTGCGGATGACGCCGGCGACCTGTCTCGGCACGCTCCTGGCCGCGGGCTTTGCCGCCTCGCAGGCAGCGGCCTTCACGGTGTCGGCCGCCGATATGGGCTTTCTCTTTGCCTTCGGCGTGGTCAATCTCGGCATTGGTCTTGCGTTCTTCGCTACCGGCGCGCGGCTGATCCCGGCGGCCATCGCGGCACTGCTCGGCACCTTCGAGCCGATCCTTGGGCCGATATGGGTCTGGCTCATCCATTCCGAGGTGCCTTCCGGGCGCACCATCGTCGGCGGCGCGGTGGTGGTCACCGCGCTGCTCGTCCATATCGGGTTCGAGTTCAAGCGCCAGGCACGGCCGCGGCGAGCAGGGATCACCGGAGTGCCGTCGCCGAATTGA
- a CDS encoding helix-turn-helix domain-containing protein, with product MAEQKIFAGPRIRRIRNAKGLTQTAMAEGLGISPSYLNLIERNQRPLTVQLILKLASVYKVDPHELQGEARGSVAALKEVFTDPLLVGELPGDQELIELAEAAPNASAAVIKLFRAYREQAERLSDLNELLAREGRATALSGARLPIDEVHETFERRPNHFTALEEEAEAFTAVLDPGDDLFGALKAWLKREYGIAVKVLPVATMPNWRRRYDRHSQRLFLSERLSPFDQLREVAMEACLIRMTVTVAGEIQALKLTTDEARRLARFELGRYAAHALMMPYQAFHAAAVRARYDIDVLRSRFGVSFEQAANRLTMLQRQGALGVPFFMLEVDNAGNRFRRAGSQGFPHSRFGGGCPKLPVHAAFTQPGQVFVEAVEMPDGAEFLCIARTLEGPQGAFAERPRRTALLLGCDIGFRDDIVYGAALPGAVVGARAGQGAVAATPVGPACRLCERVGCLARAEPPVTRPLGLDEMVTGLSAFDFQ from the coding sequence ATGGCTGAGCAGAAGATTTTCGCCGGGCCGCGCATCCGCCGCATCCGCAACGCCAAGGGCCTGACGCAGACGGCGATGGCCGAGGGGCTCGGCATTTCGCCATCCTATCTCAATCTGATCGAGCGCAACCAGCGGCCGCTGACGGTGCAGCTGATCCTCAAACTGGCGTCGGTCTACAAGGTCGACCCGCATGAGCTGCAGGGCGAGGCGAGAGGGTCGGTCGCCGCCTTGAAGGAAGTGTTCACCGATCCGCTGCTGGTCGGCGAATTGCCGGGAGACCAGGAGTTGATCGAACTTGCCGAGGCGGCGCCCAATGCGTCCGCGGCGGTGATAAAACTGTTTCGCGCCTACCGCGAGCAGGCCGAGCGACTGTCCGACCTCAACGAGCTCCTGGCGCGCGAGGGGCGGGCGACCGCACTGTCTGGCGCCCGCCTGCCGATCGACGAGGTGCATGAGACCTTCGAACGGCGGCCAAACCATTTTACGGCACTTGAGGAGGAGGCCGAGGCGTTCACCGCGGTGCTCGATCCCGGCGACGATCTGTTCGGTGCTTTGAAGGCCTGGCTGAAGCGTGAATACGGCATCGCGGTCAAGGTGCTGCCGGTCGCCACCATGCCGAACTGGCGCCGCCGCTATGACCGCCATTCGCAGCGCCTGTTCCTGTCCGAGCGCCTGTCGCCGTTCGACCAGCTGCGCGAGGTGGCGATGGAGGCTTGCCTGATCCGCATGACGGTCACGGTCGCCGGCGAGATCCAGGCGCTCAAGCTGACCACGGACGAGGCTCGCCGCCTCGCCCGCTTCGAGCTCGGCCGCTATGCCGCGCATGCGCTGATGATGCCCTACCAGGCCTTTCACGCCGCCGCCGTCCGCGCCCGCTACGACATCGACGTGCTACGCTCACGCTTCGGCGTCTCCTTCGAGCAGGCGGCGAACCGGCTGACCATGCTGCAGCGGCAGGGCGCACTCGGCGTGCCCTTCTTCATGCTGGAGGTCGACAATGCTGGAAACCGCTTTCGCAGGGCCGGCAGCCAGGGCTTTCCGCACAGCCGCTTTGGCGGCGGCTGTCCCAAGCTGCCCGTGCATGCCGCCTTCACCCAGCCGGGTCAGGTTTTCGTCGAAGCGGTGGAAATGCCTGACGGCGCCGAGTTCCTGTGCATCGCCCGCACGCTGGAAGGGCCGCAGGGCGCGTTCGCGGAGCGCCCGCGCCGCACGGCGCTGCTGCTTGGTTGCGACATCGGCTTTCGCGACGACATCGTCTATGGCGCGGCGCTGCCCGGCGCCGTGGTCGGCGCAAGGGCTGGACAAGGCGCCGTCGCGGCGACGCCGGTCGGACCCGCCTGCCGGCTTTGCGAGCGCGTCGGCTGCCTGGCGCGCGCCGAACCGCCGGTGACGCGTCCGCTTGGCCTCGACGAGATGGTGACCGGCCTGAGCGCTTTCGACTTCCAGTAA
- a CDS encoding SMc00767 family acetate metabolism repressor, which produces MASISRVKERAEEQSTTMSVDQQATIRMLANDLHRLNQSVMKAVEAGVSVELVRSARHHGGDGNWGDLLIPVIVTQQSHG; this is translated from the coding sequence ATGGCATCGATAAGCCGCGTCAAGGAACGGGCAGAAGAACAATCGACCACGATGAGCGTCGACCAGCAGGCGACGATCCGCATGCTGGCCAACGATCTGCACAGGCTCAACCAGTCGGTGATGAAGGCGGTCGAGGCCGGCGTCTCGGTGGAGCTGGTGCGCTCGGCGAGGCACCATGGCGGCGACGGCAATTGGGGCGATCTGCTGATCCCGGTGATCGTCACACAGCAGAGCCATGGCTGA
- a CDS encoding ABC transporter permease — protein sequence MNTTWSRFNVTSIVLGFAFLYLPIVLLIVFSFNESKLVTVWGGFSTKWYVSLFHNQGLMDATWVTARVGVISATVATVLGTLAALTLTRYTRFRGRVLFSGMVFAPLVMPEVITGLSLLLLFVAIGLDRGFFTVTLAHITLTMCFVAVVVQSRLVSFDRSLEEAAMDLGATPAKTFFQITLPVILPAIVSGWMLAFTLSLDDLVIASFTSGPGATTLPMKIYSQVRLGVTPEINAACTILIAVVAVGVIIASIANKRREVQRQLDEQAAQRG from the coding sequence ATGAACACCACCTGGAGCCGCTTCAACGTCACCTCGATCGTGCTTGGCTTTGCCTTCCTGTACCTGCCGATCGTGCTGCTCATCGTCTTCTCCTTCAACGAATCCAAGCTCGTCACCGTCTGGGGCGGCTTCTCGACCAAATGGTACGTTTCGCTGTTCCACAACCAGGGCCTGATGGACGCCACCTGGGTCACGGCGCGTGTCGGCGTCATTTCGGCCACCGTGGCGACCGTGCTGGGCACGCTGGCGGCGCTCACCCTGACGCGCTACACGCGGTTCCGGGGCAGGGTGCTGTTTTCCGGCATGGTCTTCGCGCCGCTCGTCATGCCGGAAGTCATTACCGGCCTGTCGCTGCTGCTGCTCTTCGTTGCCATCGGTCTCGACCGCGGCTTCTTCACGGTGACGCTCGCCCACATCACGCTGACAATGTGCTTCGTGGCTGTTGTCGTGCAGTCGCGCCTGGTCTCCTTCGACCGGTCGCTGGAGGAGGCGGCGATGGATCTCGGCGCAACGCCGGCCAAGACCTTCTTCCAGATCACGCTGCCGGTGATCCTGCCGGCGATCGTGTCCGGCTGGATGCTGGCCTTCACGCTGTCGCTCGACGATCTGGTCATCGCCAGCTTCACCTCGGGACCGGGCGCCACGACGCTGCCGATGAAGATCTACAGCCAGGTCCGTCTCGGCGTGACGCCGGAGATCAATGCCGCCTGCACCATCCTGATCGCCGTCGTCGCGGTCGGCGTCATCATCGCTTCGATCGCCAACAAGCGGCGTGAGGTGCAGCGCCAGCTCGACGAACAGGCCGCGCAACGCGGTTGA
- a CDS encoding ABC transporter permease subunit: MSNIAVADAAAPPTAAKPLLTRLGAGFVNRLVIIVPYLWLLFFFLIPFVIVFKISLSQTAIAMPPYTPVLDFSDGISGFFAGFRDLNFDNYVWLTQDALYFKAYVTSVIIAAISTVLTLIVGYPIAYGMSRAPATIRPTLLMLVILPFWTSFLIRVYAWIGILKPEGLLNQLLLSLHIINQPLVILNTYTAIFIGIVYSYLPFMVLPLYSSLEKMDYSLIEAAKDLGCPPTAAFWKITFPLSLPGVIAGCLLVFIPAVGEFVIPDLLGGSQTLMIGKTLWNEFFANRDWPVSSAVAVILLLLLTVPIMLFQQAQARAQEQGK; the protein is encoded by the coding sequence ATGTCCAACATCGCCGTCGCCGATGCCGCCGCGCCACCGACCGCCGCCAAGCCGTTGCTGACGCGGCTGGGTGCCGGCTTCGTCAACCGGCTCGTCATCATCGTCCCCTACCTCTGGCTGCTGTTCTTCTTCCTCATCCCCTTCGTCATCGTCTTCAAGATTTCATTGTCGCAGACGGCGATCGCCATGCCGCCCTACACGCCGGTGCTCGACTTCAGCGACGGCATCTCCGGTTTCTTCGCCGGGTTCCGCGACCTCAACTTCGACAATTATGTCTGGCTGACGCAGGACGCGCTCTATTTCAAGGCCTATGTGACGAGCGTCATCATTGCCGCGATCTCGACCGTGCTGACGCTGATCGTCGGCTACCCCATCGCCTATGGCATGTCACGCGCGCCGGCTACTATCCGCCCGACCTTGCTGATGCTGGTCATTCTGCCGTTCTGGACGTCGTTCCTGATCCGCGTCTATGCCTGGATCGGCATTCTGAAGCCCGAGGGCCTGCTCAACCAGCTGCTCTTGTCGCTGCATATCATCAACCAGCCGCTGGTCATCCTCAACACCTATACGGCGATCTTCATCGGCATCGTCTATTCCTACCTGCCGTTCATGGTGCTGCCGCTCTATTCGTCACTGGAAAAGATGGATTACTCGCTGATCGAGGCGGCCAAGGATCTGGGCTGCCCGCCGACCGCGGCTTTCTGGAAAATCACCTTCCCGCTGTCGCTGCCGGGCGTCATTGCCGGCTGCCTGCTGGTGTTCATCCCGGCCGTCGGCGAGTTCGTCATTCCCGACCTGCTCGGCGGCTCGCAGACGCTGATGATCGGCAAGACGCTGTGGAACGAGTTCTTCGCCAACCGCGACTGGCCGGTCTCGTCGGCCGTCGCCGTCATCCTGCTTTTGCTGCTCACCGTGCCGATCATGCTTTTCCAGCAGGCACAGGCGCGTGCCCAGGAGCAGGGCAAATGA
- a CDS encoding glutamine synthetase family protein, whose protein sequence is MMPPAKKEVRPSSRGGRARTPAFVKNLRGVKNWKEVSEWLEWRGIEDIECITPDQAGVARGKMMPSKKFTSNTSLALPSAVFMTTISGGYPEDGNGFHYPEDDGDLKLMPDLSTLTVVPWEEDPTAAVICDLVHQDGRSVEFTPRNVLKRVLAAYDKLGLRPVVAPEIEFYLVRKNPDPDYPLTPPVGRSGRAIGGGAGYSIAGVNEFDELIDDIYHFSESQGLEIDTLIHEEGAGQLEINLRHGDPIELADQVFMFKRTIREAALKHEIYATFMAKPIQGQPGSAMHIHQSIIDKKTGKNIFSAEDGSETEAFFHFIGGMQKHVPNALVMFAPYVNSYRRLTQAASAPVNNKWGYDNRTTAFRVPRSDPAARRVENRIPSSDANPYLALAASLACGLIGITRKIKAEPPVLTTANADEIDLPRSLLEAVDLFEGDEELCALLGKSFAATYAAIKRAEFETFMEVISPWEREYLLLNV, encoded by the coding sequence ATGATGCCGCCTGCAAAAAAGGAAGTCCGTCCGTCGAGCCGCGGAGGACGGGCGCGTACGCCTGCCTTCGTGAAGAACCTGCGTGGTGTGAAGAACTGGAAGGAAGTCAGCGAGTGGCTGGAATGGCGCGGCATCGAGGACATCGAATGCATCACGCCTGATCAGGCGGGCGTGGCCCGCGGCAAGATGATGCCGTCGAAAAAATTCACCTCCAACACCTCGCTGGCGCTGCCTTCGGCCGTTTTCATGACGACGATTTCCGGCGGCTATCCCGAAGACGGCAACGGCTTCCACTATCCCGAGGACGACGGCGACCTCAAGCTGATGCCGGACCTGTCGACGCTGACAGTGGTGCCCTGGGAAGAAGACCCGACGGCCGCCGTCATCTGCGACCTCGTCCACCAGGACGGCCGCTCGGTAGAATTCACGCCGCGCAATGTGTTGAAGCGCGTGCTTGCCGCCTATGACAAGCTCGGGCTGAGGCCGGTGGTGGCGCCCGAGATCGAGTTCTACCTGGTGCGCAAGAATCCGGACCCGGACTATCCGCTCACCCCGCCCGTCGGTCGCTCGGGCCGTGCGATCGGCGGCGGCGCCGGCTATTCGATCGCCGGCGTCAACGAGTTCGACGAACTGATCGACGACATCTACCACTTCTCCGAAAGCCAGGGCCTGGAAATCGACACGCTCATCCATGAAGAGGGCGCCGGCCAGCTCGAGATCAATCTGCGCCACGGCGACCCGATCGAGCTCGCCGACCAGGTGTTCATGTTCAAGCGCACCATCCGTGAAGCCGCGCTCAAGCACGAAATCTACGCCACCTTCATGGCCAAGCCGATCCAGGGCCAGCCGGGTTCGGCCATGCATATCCACCAGTCGATCATCGACAAGAAGACCGGCAAGAATATCTTCTCGGCCGAGGACGGCTCGGAGACCGAGGCGTTCTTCCATTTCATCGGCGGCATGCAGAAACACGTGCCTAACGCGCTGGTGATGTTCGCGCCCTATGTCAATTCCTACCGGCGGCTGACGCAGGCGGCCTCGGCTCCGGTCAACAACAAATGGGGCTATGACAACCGCACCACGGCGTTCCGTGTGCCGCGTTCGGATCCGGCGGCGCGGCGTGTCGAAAACCGCATCCCGTCCTCCGATGCCAATCCCTACCTGGCGCTGGCGGCTTCGCTTGCCTGCGGGCTGATCGGCATCACCAGGAAGATCAAGGCCGAACCGCCGGTCCTGACGACCGCCAATGCGGACGAGATCGACCTGCCGCGCAGCCTGCTCGAAGCCGTCGACCTGTTCGAAGGCGACGAGGAACTCTGCGCGCTGCTGGGCAAATCCTTCGCCGCCACCTATGCGGCGATCAAGCGGGCGGAATTCGAGACCTTCATGGAAGTGATCAGCCCGTGGGAGCGGGAGTACCTTCTGCTCAACGTGTGA
- a CDS encoding response regulator: MSNKGETAKYPNLVTQDSSTETMRSPSQVLVVGKSPINRVVVSKIVERSGLKPISESPDMAAKTLRTLVPGVIVLDGGTDNKDCDTLMSGIETLRRASGKSFPPVILLSTKTGTPESLGLSNVIDAVVAKPITPERLQPVIDRLISR; this comes from the coding sequence GTGAGTAACAAGGGCGAGACCGCAAAATATCCGAATCTGGTGACCCAGGATTCAAGCACCGAGACGATGCGCAGTCCCTCACAAGTGCTTGTTGTCGGGAAATCGCCGATCAATCGTGTGGTGGTGTCGAAGATCGTCGAGCGATCCGGGCTCAAGCCAATCTCGGAATCGCCCGACATGGCGGCGAAGACGTTGCGAACACTGGTGCCAGGCGTGATCGTGCTGGATGGCGGCACGGACAACAAGGACTGCGACACCCTGATGTCCGGCATCGAAACGTTGCGACGGGCTTCGGGAAAATCCTTTCCTCCCGTGATCCTGCTTTCAACCAAGACCGGTACGCCGGAGAGCCTGGGCCTGTCGAACGTGATTGACGCCGTCGTCGCCAAGCCAATCACGCCCGAGCGGCTGCAACCGGTAATCGATCGCCTGATAAGCCGCTAA
- a CDS encoding ABC transporter ATP-binding protein, with protein MKSLGSIRRDFAPWNDPNAKPYIQFDNVTKKFGDFTAVNNLSLTIFEREFFALLGASGCGKSTLLRMLAGFEEPTAGRILLDGQDLRGIPPYRRPVNMMFQSYALFPHMTVENNIAFGLKQEGMPKPDIEKRVAEMLKLVKLEQFAKRKPHQLSGGQRQRVALARSVAKRPKVLLLDEPLGALDKKLREETQFELMDLQQELGLTFVVVTHDQEEAMTMADRIAIMDKGEVMQVATPAEVYEAPASRFVAHFVGNVNMFEGKVSERSANTTRITGASGAQIVVENGGAAAAANADIVFAIRPEKIKVSSKKPADAVNALEGEVYDVAYLGDMTVYHIRLDDGQIVRASALNAARVTEDPLTWNDRAWVSFRPDAGVVLAR; from the coding sequence ATGAAATCGCTTGGCAGCATCCGTAGGGATTTCGCGCCATGGAACGACCCGAACGCCAAGCCATACATCCAGTTCGACAACGTCACCAAGAAGTTCGGTGACTTCACCGCCGTCAACAATCTGTCGCTGACCATCTTCGAGCGCGAGTTCTTCGCCTTGCTCGGCGCCTCGGGTTGCGGCAAGTCGACGCTGCTGCGGATGCTTGCCGGCTTCGAGGAACCGACGGCCGGCCGTATCCTGCTCGATGGCCAGGATCTGCGTGGCATCCCGCCCTATCGCCGGCCGGTCAACATGATGTTCCAGTCCTATGCGCTGTTCCCGCATATGACGGTGGAGAACAACATCGCCTTCGGCCTCAAGCAGGAAGGCATGCCTAAGCCCGATATCGAAAAGCGCGTCGCCGAGATGCTGAAGCTGGTCAAGTTGGAGCAGTTCGCCAAGCGCAAGCCGCACCAGCTCTCCGGTGGCCAGCGCCAGCGCGTCGCTCTCGCCCGCTCGGTCGCCAAGCGGCCGAAAGTGCTGCTGCTCGACGAGCCGCTCGGCGCGCTCGACAAAAAGCTGCGCGAGGAAACCCAGTTCGAACTGATGGATTTGCAGCAGGAGCTCGGTCTCACCTTCGTCGTCGTCACCCACGACCAGGAAGAAGCGATGACCATGGCCGATCGCATCGCCATCATGGACAAGGGCGAGGTCATGCAGGTGGCGACGCCGGCGGAAGTCTATGAAGCCCCGGCCTCGCGCTTCGTCGCCCATTTCGTCGGCAATGTGAACATGTTCGAGGGCAAGGTCTCCGAGCGGTCGGCCAACACCACCCGCATCACCGGAGCGAGCGGAGCCCAGATCGTGGTCGAGAATGGTGGTGCCGCGGCCGCGGCCAATGCCGATATCGTCTTCGCCATCAGGCCGGAGAAGATCAAGGTGTCGTCGAAGAAGCCGGCAGATGCCGTCAACGCGCTGGAAGGCGAGGTCTATGACGTCGCCTATCTCGGCGACATGACCGTCTACCACATCAGGCTCGACGATGGGCAGATCGTGCGGGCAAGCGCCTTGAACGCGGCGCGCGTGACCGAGGATCCACTGACCTGGAACGACCGCGCCTGGGTGTCCTTCCGGCCTGATGCCGGCGTCGTGCTGGCGCGGTAG
- a CDS encoding HAD family hydrolase → MRNNSELTTIGFDADDTLWQNEQFFRMTEKRFAAMLADHGEENQISARLLEAERRNLAVYGFGIKGFTLSMIETAIEVTDGRVPASVIAQILEAGREMLSHPIEVLPHVRETVGKLAGAYRLVLITKGDLFDQERKLAGSGLGDLFDAVEIVSDKNAATYSRLFSRHGDGPAKSMMVGNSLKSDVVPAIKAGGWGVHVPHELTWVLEHVQAPLAEPRFRQISDLGQLPELVQTITRRN, encoded by the coding sequence ATGCGAAACAACAGCGAACTGACGACCATCGGCTTCGACGCCGACGACACGCTTTGGCAGAACGAGCAGTTCTTCCGCATGACGGAGAAGCGTTTCGCCGCCATGCTTGCCGACCATGGCGAGGAGAACCAGATTTCGGCGCGATTGCTCGAGGCCGAGCGGCGCAACCTTGCCGTCTATGGCTTCGGCATCAAGGGGTTCACCCTGTCGATGATCGAAACGGCGATCGAGGTCACCGACGGGCGCGTACCGGCTTCGGTCATAGCGCAGATCCTCGAGGCCGGCCGAGAGATGCTGAGCCACCCGATCGAGGTCTTGCCGCATGTGCGCGAGACGGTGGGGAAACTTGCCGGCGCCTACCGCCTCGTGCTGATCACCAAGGGCGACCTCTTCGACCAGGAGCGCAAGCTGGCCGGGTCCGGCCTCGGCGACCTGTTCGACGCGGTCGAGATCGTCAGCGACAAGAATGCCGCGACCTATTCCCGCCTTTTCAGCCGCCACGGCGACGGTCCGGCAAAGAGCATGATGGTCGGCAATTCGCTGAAGTCGGACGTGGTGCCGGCCATCAAGGCCGGCGGCTGGGGTGTCCATGTGCCGCACGAACTCACCTGGGTGCTCGAGCATGTCCAGGCGCCGCTCGCCGAGCCGCGGTTTCGCCAGATATCGGACCTCGGGCAATTGCCCGAACTGGTGCAAACCATCACGAGGAGAAATTGA
- a CDS encoding polyamine ABC transporter substrate-binding protein, giving the protein MIRKALWLSATSVFLTLFTPAGHAEDRVVNVFNWSDYIDSSVIEGFTKQTGIKVVYDTFDSNEILETKLLAGGSGYDVVVPSGNFLARQIQAGVFQKLDKSKLPNISNMWDVISERTAKYDPGNEYSVNYMWGTVGIGYNVKKVKAALGTDKIDSWDVFFNPESLAKLKDCGVYVLDSPADIIPAALKYVGLDPNSTSPDDIAKAEEALMKVRPFIRKFHSSEYINALANGDICLAIGFSGDVFQARNRAQEAKQGVEIGYSVPKEGAQIWFDQMAIPADAPHVAEAHEFINYMMKPEVIAKSSNFVLYANGNKASQQFVDKAILDDPSIYPDEATVQKLYTVQPYDPKAQRVITRTWTKIVTGQ; this is encoded by the coding sequence ATGATCCGCAAAGCGCTCTGGCTTTCGGCTACCTCGGTATTTCTGACATTGTTCACACCTGCCGGCCACGCCGAGGACCGTGTTGTCAACGTCTTCAACTGGTCGGATTACATCGACAGCTCCGTCATCGAGGGCTTCACCAAGCAGACCGGCATCAAGGTCGTCTACGACACCTTCGATTCCAACGAGATCCTGGAAACGAAGCTGCTTGCCGGTGGTAGCGGCTACGACGTCGTCGTACCCAGCGGCAATTTCCTTGCCCGCCAGATCCAGGCCGGCGTCTTCCAGAAGCTCGACAAGTCGAAGCTACCGAACATTTCCAACATGTGGGACGTCATTTCGGAACGCACCGCCAAGTACGATCCCGGTAACGAATATTCGGTCAACTACATGTGGGGCACCGTCGGCATCGGCTATAACGTCAAGAAGGTGAAAGCGGCGCTCGGCACCGACAAGATCGACAGTTGGGATGTGTTCTTCAACCCCGAAAGTCTCGCCAAGCTGAAGGATTGCGGCGTCTATGTGCTGGATTCGCCGGCCGACATCATTCCGGCGGCGCTGAAATATGTCGGCCTCGACCCGAACAGCACCTCGCCTGACGATATCGCCAAGGCCGAGGAAGCCCTGATGAAGGTCCGCCCCTTTATCAGGAAATTCCACTCGTCCGAATATATCAACGCCTTGGCCAACGGTGACATCTGCCTGGCTATCGGCTTCTCCGGGGACGTCTTCCAGGCCCGCAACCGCGCCCAGGAGGCCAAGCAGGGTGTCGAGATCGGCTATTCCGTGCCGAAGGAAGGCGCCCAGATATGGTTCGACCAGATGGCGATCCCCGCTGATGCGCCGCATGTCGCCGAGGCGCATGAATTCATCAACTACATGATGAAGCCGGAAGTCATCGCTAAGTCTTCAAACTTCGTGCTCTACGCCAACGGCAACAAGGCTTCGCAGCAGTTCGTCGACAAGGCGATCTTGGACGATCCGTCAATCTATCCGGACGAAGCGACGGTGCAGAAGCTCTATACGGTCCAGCCGTACGATCCCAAGGCCCAGCGCGTCATCACGCGCACCTGGACCAAGATCGTCACCGGTCAATAA